One Alicyclobacillus acidoterrestris DNA window includes the following coding sequences:
- a CDS encoding alpha/beta hydrolase — protein sequence MTQLDFIHEYVPSSSGTDAYTLVLLHGTGGNEQDLIPLGRFLADDAALLGVRGKVLEGGMPRFFRRLAEGVFDQEDLLFRTDELADFLRAASETYGIHPGKRIAVGYSNGANIAASILLRHPDIFAGALLFRPMVPFEPTDATGTQPLRDKPVLLSAGEVDPLIPQAETNRLAELLKVQGAAVELHFNPGGHGLMQPELQVAKAWYEQNFGR from the coding sequence ATGACACAGTTGGATTTTATCCACGAATATGTTCCGTCTTCATCCGGTACGGATGCTTATACATTGGTGTTATTGCACGGCACGGGCGGCAATGAGCAAGACCTGATTCCACTGGGTCGCTTCTTGGCGGATGACGCAGCACTGCTTGGTGTTCGCGGTAAGGTGCTGGAGGGCGGGATGCCCCGGTTTTTCCGCCGCTTGGCGGAGGGCGTCTTTGACCAGGAAGACTTGTTGTTCCGGACCGATGAATTGGCTGATTTCCTGCGTGCGGCTTCCGAAACCTATGGCATTCATCCAGGAAAGCGAATTGCGGTTGGCTATTCCAATGGCGCCAATATTGCGGCCAGCATTCTTCTGAGACATCCGGACATCTTTGCGGGCGCCCTGTTATTCCGCCCCATGGTCCCGTTTGAGCCGACAGATGCGACTGGCACCCAGCCGTTGCGCGACAAGCCGGTCTTGTTGTCTGCTGGCGAAGTCGATCCGCTCATTCCACAAGCGGAAACCAACCGCCTGGCAGAATTGTTAAAGGTGCAAGGCGCGGCTGTTGAATTGCATTTTAACCCAGGCGGTCACGGTTTAATGCAACCGGAACTCCAGGTGGCAAAGGCGTGGTACGAACAGAATTTTGGGCGCTGA
- a CDS encoding asparaginase, translating into MNILVEETRAGVVDNVHLGHIAVVNAAGKVLYHYGDPNYMTYGRSALKPMQAIPIIETGAADHFQFEDADLAIFCASHSGEERHRSRVRAILKQIGKDEHDLECGVMDPISKTSNEELIRSGQKADPVCNCCSGVHAGMLATAVYLGEDTQGYVQKEHPVQRRVAQAVADVVGLPLTEIHTGLDGCDIPTYYLPLKHLAWGFARLAQPKGLQENHQKAITRIVEAMDKRPDMVTEKNIYSAKLIRAFEGRILAKEGAKGVFCLFDRERELGIAVKIADGGAEPIPAVVNEILRQLDIGTDGPLDELTSYDRESIKNTPGHVVGYMEPKFSLIQTSRGD; encoded by the coding sequence TTGAATATACTGGTCGAGGAAACGAGAGCGGGCGTCGTCGATAACGTTCACCTCGGGCATATCGCCGTCGTCAACGCAGCTGGGAAAGTACTGTATCACTACGGCGACCCGAACTACATGACCTACGGCCGATCCGCCCTGAAACCCATGCAAGCCATTCCCATTATTGAAACCGGTGCCGCCGACCACTTCCAATTTGAGGACGCAGACTTGGCTATCTTCTGTGCCTCCCACAGTGGGGAAGAACGTCACCGCTCGCGCGTCCGAGCCATTCTCAAACAAATCGGGAAGGACGAGCACGACCTGGAATGTGGCGTGATGGATCCAATCAGTAAAACGAGTAACGAGGAGCTCATCCGCAGCGGTCAAAAGGCTGATCCGGTATGCAATTGCTGTTCGGGTGTCCATGCCGGGATGTTGGCGACGGCCGTGTACCTCGGTGAGGACACACAAGGGTATGTACAGAAAGAGCATCCCGTGCAACGCCGTGTCGCACAGGCAGTCGCAGATGTCGTCGGGTTGCCACTCACAGAGATTCACACGGGACTCGACGGATGTGATATTCCAACGTACTACCTGCCGCTCAAGCATCTGGCGTGGGGGTTTGCACGCCTCGCACAACCAAAAGGGCTGCAAGAAAATCATCAAAAGGCCATTACCCGAATTGTCGAGGCGATGGACAAGCGGCCGGACATGGTCACCGAAAAAAACATCTATAGCGCAAAGCTCATCCGTGCGTTTGAAGGCCGCATTTTGGCCAAAGAAGGGGCGAAGGGCGTGTTCTGCCTGTTTGACAGGGAACGTGAACTCGGCATCGCTGTAAAAATTGCCGACGGCGGCGCAGAACCGATTCCTGCGGTTGTCAATGAAATTCTGCGACAACTGGACATTGGTACAGATGGACCATTGGACGAGTTGACCAGTTACGACCGAGAAAGCATTAAAAATACACCCGGCCACGTCGTTGGCTACATGGAACCAAAATTTTCACTCATCCAGACATCGCGTGGCGACTAA
- a CDS encoding ATP-dependent DNA ligase → MKIERDSLLDPVIPFEPIRRDAIPTQGIWLPQIKWDGVRVLTYFDGNTVRLFNRKRRERTMQYPELSAIDTYCTGDSVILDGEIIALGQNGKPSFHEVMRRDGVRRRDSVALAQKAVPITYMVFDILYHNGEWLTTRPYVQRLERLSSILKAHPNVQQVSTHDDAFALFEVVKSYGMEGIVLKQPDSPYILGGKSDLWVKVKNYQDLIAVIGGFTVDESGAVNALLVGQYDASGRLWYIGHAGTGRLSKAEWRLLAEKFRPHVTDTRPFVNQPDRHRDANWLAPQFAVKIQFAEWTPGGTLRQPSIQSFVDIPVNQCVFDDQAPLRPN, encoded by the coding sequence GTGAAGATTGAGAGGGATTCACTTTTGGATCCGGTTATTCCCTTTGAACCGATACGTCGCGACGCGATTCCAACGCAAGGGATATGGCTGCCCCAAATCAAGTGGGATGGCGTGCGCGTGCTGACCTATTTCGACGGCAATACCGTGCGTTTGTTCAACCGCAAACGGCGCGAGCGCACCATGCAATATCCGGAGTTGTCTGCCATCGACACTTACTGTACGGGTGATTCGGTGATTTTAGATGGCGAGATCATCGCGCTGGGACAAAATGGCAAGCCTAGTTTTCACGAGGTGATGCGGCGGGATGGCGTGCGCCGGCGAGATAGCGTCGCCTTGGCCCAGAAAGCTGTGCCCATCACCTATATGGTCTTTGATATTTTGTACCACAACGGCGAATGGTTGACGACGCGCCCGTATGTACAACGCTTGGAGCGGTTATCTTCCATACTCAAGGCACATCCAAACGTTCAGCAAGTGAGTACGCACGACGACGCCTTTGCATTATTTGAGGTGGTGAAGTCGTATGGCATGGAAGGTATCGTCCTCAAACAGCCCGATTCACCGTATATCCTCGGCGGAAAGTCAGACTTGTGGGTCAAGGTAAAAAACTACCAAGATCTGATTGCCGTGATTGGTGGGTTTACAGTGGATGAAAGCGGTGCGGTGAACGCATTGTTGGTTGGACAATATGACGCCAGTGGCCGACTCTGGTACATCGGACACGCGGGCACCGGGCGCTTAAGTAAAGCGGAGTGGCGTCTTTTAGCAGAGAAGTTTCGGCCGCATGTGACAGACACGCGGCCGTTCGTCAATCAACCAGATAGGCATCGCGACGCCAATTGGCTCGCGCCTCAGTTTGCGGTTAAGATTCAGTTTGCCGAGTGGACACCCGGTGGTACGCTACGGCAACCTAGCATCCAGTCGTTTGTCGATATTCCCGTAAACCAGTGCGTTTTTGACGATCAGGCGCCGCTTCGCCCCAATTAG
- a CDS encoding carbohydrate kinase family protein, which translates to MRYDIVALGELLVDITMTESTEGPPQMQGDAGGAPANVLAAATRLNGRTAFIGTVGDDKFGDFLAATLDAYQIDAAGLVRTSEDRTTLAFVRIDATGDRDFTFARNPGADTLLRPDDVRYELIAQSRFFHFGALSLTHSPAREATWAAVDYALRHGVTVSFDPNWRASLWPSEESARVQMRLGVDKANLVKVSEEELFLLTGCTDIEKGLAELAAPGKLVVVTLGANGCAYQLGNRTGAVPGVAVEAVDTTGAGDAFLGALLMRLRTFEESLERLSTEQLEEALWFANRVGAWTAGHRGTMAAFPTAADLEKALP; encoded by the coding sequence ATGCGTTATGATATCGTCGCACTCGGCGAGTTGTTGGTCGACATCACGATGACTGAATCGACTGAAGGGCCACCACAGATGCAAGGAGATGCGGGTGGCGCGCCGGCCAACGTGTTGGCAGCAGCCACGAGGTTAAATGGGCGCACGGCCTTTATTGGCACGGTTGGGGACGATAAGTTCGGGGACTTTCTCGCTGCGACCCTTGACGCTTATCAAATTGATGCGGCGGGGCTCGTGCGAACGAGTGAGGATAGGACCACGTTGGCATTCGTCCGAATTGATGCGACGGGTGATAGGGATTTTACATTTGCCCGCAATCCTGGCGCGGATACCTTGTTGCGCCCGGACGACGTGCGCTATGAGTTGATTGCGCAGTCGCGATTTTTTCACTTCGGCGCTTTATCTTTAACCCATTCCCCTGCACGGGAAGCCACGTGGGCCGCGGTGGACTATGCGCTTCGTCACGGCGTGACGGTATCGTTTGACCCGAACTGGCGCGCCTCCTTGTGGCCGAGTGAGGAGTCAGCGCGCGTTCAAATGCGCCTGGGTGTGGACAAGGCGAACCTGGTCAAGGTGTCAGAGGAGGAACTGTTCCTCTTGACGGGCTGTACGGATATCGAAAAAGGGTTGGCAGAGCTGGCGGCCCCAGGCAAGCTCGTGGTGGTGACGCTCGGCGCAAACGGATGCGCTTATCAACTAGGAAATCGGACTGGTGCAGTTCCTGGCGTGGCCGTTGAGGCCGTGGATACGACGGGAGCGGGGGACGCGTTTCTTGGCGCGCTTCTGATGAGGCTCAGGACGTTTGAAGAATCGCTTGAACGCCTCTCGACAGAGCAGTTGGAAGAGGCGCTTTGGTTTGCCAATCGTGTCGGCGCTTGGACGGCCGGGCATCGAGGAACGATGGCCGCGTTTCCAACCGCTGCCGATCTGGAAAAAGCGTTGCCGTGA
- the ligD gene encoding non-homologous end-joining DNA ligase, with translation MDSIPIAIEDKEIVLTNPHKVLWPEVGVTKLDYIQYLIHISPYLLPYTKNRLLMMWRFPDGIEASRIVQKSVPQHAPAWIPRAFYKDKFYILLNDLATLVWVANYAAIELHVPFTRHDQPDTPTDIAFDLDPSVPDAFETVLDVALQLHDVLNSLGLANYAKTSGATGLQIFVPIQPQYTFEQTRKITKFIAQYLLQKMPKLVTLERSVKNRGDKLYIDYLQLWKMRTLSAVYSVRATAKASVSTPVTWSEIARGFLPSDFTVFNVVDRVAQHGDLFAPIAAKDSRESLDAILQFVAQHKM, from the coding sequence ATGGATTCAATTCCAATTGCGATCGAAGACAAAGAAATCGTCCTCACGAACCCGCATAAGGTACTCTGGCCAGAGGTCGGTGTGACGAAACTCGACTACATCCAGTACCTCATCCATATATCCCCCTACCTGCTGCCATACACGAAAAATCGGTTGCTCATGATGTGGCGCTTTCCAGACGGAATTGAAGCTTCGCGCATCGTTCAAAAGTCTGTACCGCAGCATGCGCCAGCGTGGATACCACGGGCATTTTACAAAGACAAGTTCTATATTCTGCTCAACGACCTCGCAACCCTCGTCTGGGTGGCGAATTACGCGGCTATCGAGTTACACGTCCCATTCACACGCCACGACCAACCAGACACCCCCACGGATATCGCGTTTGACTTAGACCCATCCGTGCCCGATGCGTTCGAAACCGTGTTAGACGTCGCGCTGCAACTTCACGATGTGCTCAATTCGCTAGGTCTCGCCAACTACGCCAAAACCTCAGGCGCCACTGGACTACAGATATTTGTACCCATCCAACCGCAGTACACGTTCGAACAAACTCGCAAAATCACCAAATTCATCGCGCAGTATCTGCTGCAAAAAATGCCGAAGCTAGTGACCTTAGAGCGATCCGTCAAAAACCGCGGCGACAAACTGTACATCGACTATTTGCAACTTTGGAAGATGCGCACCCTATCCGCTGTCTATTCCGTTCGCGCAACGGCAAAAGCCAGCGTCTCCACGCCAGTCACCTGGTCGGAAATCGCCCGTGGATTCCTACCCAGTGACTTTACGGTGTTCAATGTGGTAGACCGCGTCGCCCAACATGGTGACCTCTTTGCGCCCATTGCGGCCAAGGACTCCCGCGAAAGTCTGGACGCCATTCTCCAATTCGTGGCGCAGCATAAGATGTAG
- a CDS encoding transposase: protein MYILQPSLFSFEDWLEIDSSDRLPLFFAVLDLQPYASKLRKQSPQGAKPMNREAILRALLAAPLEGISTFTRLHERLARDIRFRYQCGFRIDEAAPSVSTLSRVFSAVVELGLAEKLFIDLVSQCKEASIINGRHLAVDSAAVKSYEKKQPKSKSQETGNANWGAKYDTFGNKLAWFGYKFHLAVDTASELPVALDVTPANVFDGEMAAPLLEHVVTTHGWKIDFVMMDAGYDQVKNYETVRQYGAQAIIAMNKRGEKEPPEGIASDGTPRCTMGYDMVYWGADGDRLKFRCPHAVGKVDCPLGIATCSESNYGMVVKKRITEDIRRYCAPHRGTQNWKLLYNERTAVERCNARLKTNLTANDVHVRGIRKVKTYMFLNAIVLLASALAVNHIERHKKTA from the coding sequence TTGTATATTCTCCAACCATCGCTCTTTTCCTTTGAGGACTGGCTAGAAATTGACTCCAGCGATCGTCTGCCCTTGTTCTTTGCTGTCTTGGATTTACAACCCTATGCTTCGAAATTGAGAAAACAGTCACCCCAAGGCGCGAAGCCTATGAATCGTGAAGCGATTCTGCGCGCACTGCTGGCTGCTCCGCTTGAAGGAATCTCAACGTTCACAAGGCTTCATGAACGGTTGGCTCGAGATATACGCTTTCGCTACCAGTGTGGGTTTCGAATCGACGAAGCAGCCCCGTCGGTCTCCACACTGAGTCGCGTGTTTTCAGCCGTTGTTGAGTTGGGTCTCGCTGAGAAGCTCTTCATTGACCTGGTCAGTCAATGTAAAGAAGCGAGCATCATCAACGGACGCCATTTGGCTGTGGATAGTGCCGCCGTGAAGTCCTACGAGAAAAAACAACCTAAGTCCAAGAGCCAGGAAACGGGCAATGCCAACTGGGGCGCAAAATACGATACCTTTGGCAACAAGCTTGCTTGGTTTGGATACAAATTCCACTTGGCTGTGGACACCGCGAGTGAACTGCCAGTTGCTTTGGATGTCACACCAGCGAACGTCTTTGATGGTGAGATGGCGGCGCCATTGCTGGAACATGTCGTGACGACGCACGGTTGGAAAATCGACTTTGTTATGATGGACGCTGGATATGATCAAGTCAAAAACTATGAAACGGTTCGTCAATATGGTGCACAGGCAATTATCGCGATGAACAAGCGCGGTGAAAAAGAACCGCCTGAAGGAATCGCATCGGACGGGACGCCGCGTTGCACGATGGGATATGACATGGTGTATTGGGGTGCGGACGGTGACCGACTAAAGTTTCGCTGCCCGCACGCGGTTGGGAAGGTAGATTGTCCGCTTGGAATCGCGACATGTTCCGAATCCAACTACGGTATGGTGGTCAAAAAGCGGATCACAGAAGATATTCGGCGTTACTGCGCACCACACCGAGGCACGCAGAATTGGAAGCTGTTATACAACGAGCGAACTGCTGTAGAGCGTTGTAACGCAAGACTTAAGACGAATTTGACGGCGAACGACGTCCATGTCCGAGGCATTCGAAAAGTAAAGACGTACATGTTCCTCAACGCGATCGTGTTACTTGCATCGGCACTAGCTGTGAACCATATCGAACGACACAAGAAGACTGCATAA
- a CDS encoding ABC-F family ATPase, whose product MIRVKDISVSFGSRVLFEDVNLSFDEGNRYGLIGANGAGKSTFMKILVGDFEPTTGSVSVATGVRVGVLRQDHYQYDDCTVLDTVLMGHPELWKVMKERERLYALPEMTEEEGMRVGELESAFADMDGYSAEYFAAELLEGLGIPVDKHGDLMSSMIGGFKLRVLLAQVLFGRPDVLLLDEPTNHLDLDTIRWLENFLLNHKGTMVIISHDRHFLNTVCTHMVDVDYQKISMFTGNYDYFVAASTLAREQLLAENARNLEKIAELKEFVARFSANKSKAKQATSRQKQIEKIEVQEIRPSSRVAPYIKFTAKQPLGKQVVSAKDVNKSFGDLHVLKNVNLDILNGDKVAVIGTNGIGKTTLLNTLLGELAPDSGEITWGQSAQPTYFTQDHNETIPKDTTVYQWLRSFDDEADEQSIRSILGRMLFSKDEVHKSTEVLSGGESARLMIGKMLLMQGNVLVLDEPTNHLDLESIDALTKALQAFEGSVIFVSHARQLVEDVATRIVELTPAGIIDFRGPYAEYLQKRDTFVAQ is encoded by the coding sequence ATGATTCGAGTCAAAGATATTTCGGTGTCATTTGGCAGCCGAGTTTTATTTGAAGATGTCAACCTCAGTTTTGACGAAGGCAATCGCTACGGCCTCATCGGTGCCAATGGCGCAGGAAAGTCGACCTTTATGAAAATCTTGGTCGGCGATTTCGAACCGACGACCGGCAGTGTCTCAGTCGCAACCGGGGTACGCGTCGGCGTCCTCCGCCAAGATCACTATCAATACGATGATTGCACGGTTCTTGACACTGTGCTGATGGGTCACCCAGAACTATGGAAAGTGATGAAAGAGCGCGAGCGGCTTTACGCGCTGCCTGAGATGACAGAAGAGGAAGGCATGCGCGTCGGCGAACTCGAGAGCGCCTTTGCCGATATGGATGGTTACTCTGCAGAGTATTTCGCAGCAGAGTTACTCGAGGGCCTTGGCATCCCGGTCGATAAACACGGGGATCTGATGAGTTCCATGATTGGCGGCTTCAAGCTCCGCGTCCTCCTGGCGCAGGTATTGTTTGGACGCCCCGACGTGCTGCTGTTGGACGAGCCGACGAACCACCTCGATCTCGACACCATCCGGTGGCTGGAAAACTTCTTGCTCAACCACAAAGGGACGATGGTCATCATCTCGCATGATCGCCACTTTCTCAACACTGTCTGCACCCATATGGTGGACGTGGACTATCAGAAAATCTCGATGTTCACGGGCAACTACGACTATTTTGTCGCGGCGAGCACCCTCGCGCGCGAGCAGTTGTTGGCGGAGAATGCCCGCAACCTCGAGAAAATTGCCGAGTTGAAAGAATTCGTCGCGCGATTCTCGGCCAACAAGAGTAAGGCGAAGCAGGCGACGAGCCGACAAAAACAAATTGAGAAAATTGAAGTGCAGGAAATTCGTCCGTCGTCCCGTGTGGCGCCGTATATCAAGTTCACAGCCAAACAACCTCTCGGCAAGCAGGTCGTGAGTGCGAAGGACGTCAACAAGTCATTTGGCGACTTGCATGTGTTAAAAAATGTGAACCTAGACATTTTGAACGGCGATAAAGTGGCCGTGATTGGTACCAATGGAATTGGCAAGACAACGCTACTGAACACGCTCCTGGGCGAACTCGCTCCAGATTCGGGTGAAATCACCTGGGGTCAATCGGCACAGCCGACGTATTTCACACAAGATCACAACGAGACGATTCCGAAAGATACTACGGTGTACCAGTGGCTGCGGAGTTTCGACGACGAAGCCGATGAACAGTCTATCCGCAGCATTCTTGGCCGAATGCTGTTTTCGAAAGACGAAGTGCACAAGTCGACAGAAGTCCTCTCCGGGGGCGAGTCGGCGCGCCTGATGATTGGCAAAATGCTTCTGATGCAAGGAAATGTGCTGGTCTTGGACGAACCGACCAACCACTTGGACCTTGAATCTATCGACGCGTTGACGAAGGCGCTGCAGGCATTTGAGGGATCTGTCATCTTCGTCTCCCACGCTCGCCAGTTGGTGGAAGACGTCGCGACGCGAATTGTCGAGCTGACGCCAGCAGGCATCATCGACTTCCGCGGTCCGTACGCTGAATACCTGCAGAAGCGCGACACCTTCGTCGCACAATAA
- a CDS encoding YwbE family protein: protein MKDGKHRKDIRPGLEVDIVLKKDQPTGKLTRGIVKDILTNSPTHPHGIKVRLRDGQVGRVQVIHDGDTKQES from the coding sequence ATGAAGGACGGCAAACATCGCAAGGATATTCGCCCTGGCCTGGAGGTCGATATCGTACTCAAAAAAGACCAGCCGACAGGCAAGTTAACACGTGGCATTGTCAAAGACATTTTGACGAATTCCCCGACGCACCCACATGGCATCAAGGTGCGTCTACGCGATGGTCAAGTGGGCCGCGTGCAAGTGATTCACGACGGCGACACAAAGCAGGAATCATAA
- a CDS encoding FMN-dependent NADH-azoreductase — MARVLFVKANSRPIDQAVSVKLYHAFLDSYKETHPEDEIIELDLFKENLPYYDVDKINGMFKLAKEMELTPAEKEATDLVNQYVDQFLSADKVVFGFPLWNFTVPAVLHTYLDYLNQAGKMFRYTPEGPVGLLQDKKVVLLNARGGVYSEEPMRSLEMAVNLVTNTLRFWGVQDITTVIVEGHNQFPDKAEEIIQDGIKRAQDAAKQF; from the coding sequence ATGGCAAGGGTACTGTTTGTGAAAGCAAATTCTCGTCCAATTGATCAGGCTGTGAGCGTAAAGCTCTACCATGCCTTTTTGGACAGTTACAAAGAAACGCATCCAGAGGATGAAATCATTGAACTGGACTTGTTTAAGGAAAACCTTCCTTATTACGATGTAGATAAGATCAACGGTATGTTCAAATTGGCAAAAGAGATGGAATTGACGCCAGCGGAGAAAGAAGCGACTGATCTGGTGAACCAGTACGTAGACCAGTTCCTCTCCGCAGACAAAGTCGTGTTTGGTTTTCCGCTCTGGAACTTTACCGTTCCGGCCGTTCTCCATACCTACCTCGATTATTTGAATCAGGCAGGAAAGATGTTCCGCTATACGCCTGAAGGCCCAGTCGGCCTTTTGCAGGACAAGAAAGTGGTACTGCTGAACGCAAGAGGCGGCGTGTACTCGGAGGAACCGATGCGCTCTCTGGAGATGGCTGTCAATTTGGTCACCAACACGCTGCGTTTCTGGGGCGTTCAAGACATCACCACGGTGATTGTTGAAGGACACAACCAATTCCCTGACAAAGCTGAAGAAATCATTCAAGACGGCATCAAACGCGCGCAGGACGCAGCAAAACAGTTCTAA
- a CDS encoding flavin reductase family protein translates to MGDFSQADFRKVMGKFASGVTVVTTEVSGVIHGMTANAFISVSLNPSLVLISVDKRAKTHGYIQETGTFGISILSEEQQTLSNLFAQSSTPDASAGIRYERLNDVPVLADTVATIACELWASYDGGDHTLFVGLVTSLAYSDKNPLLYFGSQYHTLH, encoded by the coding sequence ATGGGAGACTTTTCACAAGCGGACTTTCGCAAAGTCATGGGGAAATTTGCATCGGGTGTGACGGTCGTGACCACGGAGGTATCGGGCGTGATTCACGGCATGACAGCCAACGCGTTCATCTCCGTTTCGCTGAACCCAAGTTTGGTGCTAATTTCGGTCGATAAGCGCGCGAAGACACACGGATACATTCAGGAGACCGGCACCTTTGGCATTAGTATTCTGTCGGAGGAACAACAGACGTTGTCGAACCTCTTTGCCCAAAGTTCCACACCAGACGCTTCAGCGGGCATTCGATATGAGCGATTGAACGATGTGCCAGTGTTGGCCGATACCGTCGCGACGATAGCTTGCGAGTTGTGGGCTTCTTACGACGGTGGGGATCATACGCTATTCGTTGGGCTCGTGACGTCACTCGCGTATTCGGACAAAAATCCTTTGCTGTATTTTGGTAGTCAATATCACACACTGCACTGA
- a CDS encoding DNA adenine methylase produces MAKNTFVQPFLKWAGGKRQLLDEIRKYVPKGYNTYYEPFVGGGAVLFSLQPERAVINDINAELIRTYRVIRDDVDTLLEHLAKHQNDKEYFYELRALDRTEQFEALSPAERASRLIYLNKTCYNGLFRVNRQGQFNVPFGDYKNPNIVNEPVLRAVHQYLVENEIEILNTDFVEAVATAKEGDFVYIDPPYDPISSTSSFTGYSLDGFGRDEQIRLKQTVDSLTNRGCKVLLSNSATDFIKDLYKDYQIVIVTANRAINSNASRRGKIDEVLVMNYGKE; encoded by the coding sequence ATGGCCAAAAATACATTCGTGCAGCCCTTTTTGAAATGGGCAGGCGGGAAACGACAACTACTCGACGAGATTCGAAAATATGTGCCGAAAGGCTACAATACATACTACGAGCCATTTGTCGGCGGCGGGGCAGTGCTGTTCAGCCTACAGCCGGAACGAGCCGTCATCAACGACATTAACGCGGAATTAATTCGCACCTACCGCGTGATTCGGGATGACGTCGACACATTGCTCGAACACTTAGCCAAGCATCAAAACGACAAGGAATACTTCTATGAGCTGCGGGCGCTAGACCGGACGGAACAGTTCGAAGCGCTCTCGCCAGCCGAGCGCGCTTCGCGGCTCATCTACCTGAACAAGACGTGCTACAACGGTCTGTTTCGCGTCAATCGGCAAGGGCAGTTCAACGTGCCATTCGGCGACTACAAGAACCCGAATATCGTCAACGAGCCAGTCCTTCGGGCGGTTCATCAGTACCTTGTGGAGAACGAGATCGAAATTCTCAACACCGATTTCGTCGAGGCAGTGGCTACCGCGAAAGAGGGGGATTTTGTTTATATCGATCCGCCCTATGATCCCATATCAAGCACCTCATCCTTCACCGGCTACAGCCTGGATGGGTTTGGCAGGGACGAGCAAATTCGGTTGAAACAGACCGTCGATTCGTTGACGAATCGGGGGTGTAAAGTGTTATTGAGCAACTCGGCCACCGATTTTATCAAGGACTTGTACAAGGATTATCAAATCGTCATCGTAACGGCAAATCGCGCCATCAACTCGAATGCTTCGAGGCGGGGCAAAATTGACGAAGTCCTGGTGATGAATTATGGGAAAGAATGA